From a region of the Streptacidiphilus albus JL83 genome:
- a CDS encoding FHA domain-containing protein: protein MQIRLSVCGPSDGSPPPQTHAPGRAAHHAATQTVDVLVTAPAGTALGAVAGALAGAVGSRTATRGGRTATHVHLFVGDQRLDERTVLGHPPLVDGALLRLDEPDPDHVSDPAAESPAELRVVGGPDAGGIHLLQAGLVRVGRSGEADVPVDDPDVSRFHLVLDVSADGRVTVADTGSTNGTTLDGRLVGAEPLTVAPGALIGLGETVLRIAPGRFDRTDLIPDGQGQVQLVPRIPAPVSGPRGRTATGTGEGSAPEPTARPLSSRARGLLTLRGRIPRPSAPVEPVPATATPTSGVRLPALAPSVRSTRWPDPAELLLTALGPGPRLWERTLDHPDALVLRLGNAARPAAPVTLDLRAAGSLGLSGPRARLLGLTRALVAQLAVLHGPSVLELVLVSADPARPDGERGADWSWLHWLPQLRPGRGQPCRLLTALDPEQALARLGELREPGQRAGSATVLVLDGDPGSPAGRELLAQVLAEGPALGVHALCLADHPDLLPRGCGATAAVTGEVSTLLTLERPVADTHPAAGVGHHRARQARELIQGIALDAVSAAWAEGLARALAPLREADTTARSGRGALPDAPRLLDLLGLDVVTPAQISGRWTELQVASGSLPTALVGADRDGACGFDLTDHLLIGGAPGSGRTELLRALLASLSVAERPDRLGMLLIEARPPQDQARGLRPCLELPHVVGHVDGADELRLLQAAQVLLGELERREHLLQGRSFASWHAERALSRLAPPRRAADDYPQQRSGAGRLAVDTAPPTRLLVVVDDHDELLLPGRERAALADALDAVAVRGPRLGVHLAVSTGQPDRSSGGDLDESAQLRVALRLDDPRLSALLIHVEDAAGVAEEHPGRGYVRYPDGRVTGLQGARVSGRIPRTATLRPTVAPLEWPTMGDPPARRPVRELGNGPTDLALLASALQRATETLGAPLPPALL from the coding sequence ATGCAGATCCGGCTGAGCGTGTGCGGCCCGAGCGACGGGAGCCCGCCACCCCAGACGCATGCGCCGGGACGCGCCGCCCACCACGCCGCGACGCAGACCGTGGACGTCCTCGTCACGGCACCGGCCGGGACCGCGCTCGGCGCGGTCGCCGGCGCCCTGGCGGGCGCGGTCGGCTCGCGCACGGCAACCCGGGGCGGGCGGACCGCCACCCACGTCCATCTGTTCGTCGGCGACCAGCGGCTCGACGAGCGCACCGTGCTCGGCCACCCGCCACTGGTGGACGGCGCGCTGCTGCGGCTCGACGAGCCGGATCCGGACCACGTCTCGGACCCGGCCGCCGAGTCCCCCGCCGAACTCCGGGTCGTCGGCGGCCCGGACGCCGGCGGCATCCACCTGCTGCAGGCCGGGCTGGTCCGGGTCGGCCGCTCGGGCGAGGCCGACGTCCCGGTGGACGACCCGGACGTCTCCCGGTTCCACCTGGTGCTGGACGTCTCCGCGGACGGCCGGGTCACCGTCGCCGACACCGGCTCCACCAACGGCACCACCCTGGACGGCCGGCTGGTCGGCGCCGAGCCGCTGACCGTGGCCCCCGGCGCGCTCATCGGCCTGGGCGAGACCGTGCTGCGGATCGCCCCCGGCCGGTTCGACCGGACCGACCTGATCCCGGACGGCCAGGGCCAGGTCCAACTGGTCCCGAGGATCCCGGCCCCGGTCAGCGGCCCGCGCGGGCGCACCGCGACCGGAACCGGCGAAGGGAGCGCGCCGGAGCCGACCGCACGCCCGCTCAGCAGTCGCGCACGCGGGCTGCTGACGCTCCGGGGGCGCATCCCCCGCCCGTCCGCGCCGGTCGAGCCGGTCCCGGCGACGGCCACCCCGACCTCCGGGGTCCGGCTCCCGGCGCTCGCCCCGTCGGTCCGCTCCACCCGCTGGCCGGACCCGGCCGAGCTGCTGCTGACCGCCCTCGGCCCGGGACCGCGGCTGTGGGAGCGGACCCTGGACCACCCCGACGCGCTGGTCCTCCGGCTGGGCAACGCCGCCCGCCCGGCCGCCCCGGTCACCCTGGACCTGCGCGCCGCCGGCAGTCTCGGCCTGTCCGGACCGCGGGCCCGGCTGCTCGGGCTGACCCGCGCCCTGGTCGCCCAACTCGCGGTCCTGCACGGCCCCTCGGTGCTGGAGCTGGTGCTGGTGTCCGCCGATCCGGCCCGCCCGGACGGCGAGCGCGGCGCCGACTGGTCCTGGCTGCACTGGCTGCCGCAGCTGCGTCCCGGCCGGGGCCAGCCCTGCCGGCTGCTCACCGCGCTCGACCCCGAGCAGGCCCTGGCCCGGCTCGGCGAGCTGCGCGAGCCCGGGCAGCGGGCCGGCAGCGCCACCGTCCTCGTCCTCGACGGCGATCCGGGCAGCCCGGCCGGCCGGGAGCTGCTGGCCCAGGTCCTGGCCGAGGGCCCGGCCCTCGGCGTCCACGCCCTCTGCCTCGCCGACCACCCCGACCTGCTGCCGCGCGGCTGCGGCGCCACCGCCGCCGTCACCGGCGAGGTCTCCACCCTGCTCACCCTGGAACGCCCGGTCGCCGACACCCACCCGGCCGCCGGCGTCGGCCACCACCGGGCCCGCCAGGCCCGGGAGCTGATCCAGGGCATCGCCCTGGACGCGGTCTCCGCCGCCTGGGCCGAGGGGCTGGCCCGGGCCCTCGCCCCGCTGCGCGAGGCCGACACCACCGCCCGTTCCGGCCGGGGCGCCCTGCCCGACGCCCCCCGGCTGCTCGACCTGCTCGGCCTGGACGTGGTCACCCCGGCCCAGATCTCCGGCCGCTGGACCGAGCTCCAGGTCGCCTCCGGATCGCTGCCGACCGCCCTGGTCGGCGCCGACCGGGACGGCGCCTGCGGCTTCGACCTGACCGACCATCTGCTGATCGGCGGGGCGCCGGGATCGGGCCGCACCGAGCTGCTGCGCGCCCTGCTCGCCTCGCTCTCGGTGGCCGAGCGGCCGGACCGGCTCGGCATGCTGCTGATCGAGGCCCGGCCGCCGCAGGACCAGGCCAGGGGGCTCCGCCCCTGCCTCGAACTCCCGCACGTGGTCGGCCATGTCGACGGCGCGGACGAGCTGCGGCTGCTGCAGGCCGCCCAGGTGCTGCTCGGGGAGCTGGAGCGGCGCGAGCACCTGCTCCAGGGCCGCTCGTTCGCCTCCTGGCACGCCGAGCGCGCACTCTCCCGGCTCGCGCCCCCGCGGCGGGCCGCCGACGACTACCCCCAGCAGCGGAGCGGGGCCGGCCGGCTGGCGGTCGACACCGCACCGCCCACCCGGCTGCTGGTCGTCGTCGACGACCACGACGAACTGCTGCTCCCCGGCCGTGAACGCGCCGCGCTCGCCGACGCGCTGGACGCGGTGGCGGTGCGCGGGCCCAGGCTCGGCGTCCACCTCGCGGTCAGCACCGGCCAGCCGGACCGCAGCAGCGGCGGCGACCTGGACGAGTCGGCGCAGCTCCGGGTGGCGCTGCGGTTGGACGACCCCCGGCTGTCCGCGCTGCTGATCCATGTCGAGGACGCCGCCGGAGTGGCCGAGGAGCACCCCGGACGCGGCTATGTCCGCTACCCGGACGGCCGGGTGACCGGGCTCCAGGGGGCCCGGGTGAGCGGACGGATCCCCCGGACCGCCACCCTGCGGCCCACGGTCGCCCCGCTGGAGTGGCCCACCATGGGCGACCCACCGGCCCGGCGCCCGGTCCGCGAGCTGGGCAACGGCCCGACCGATCTGGCCCTGCTGGCCAGCGCGCTGCAGCGGGCGACCGAGACCCTGGGCGCACCGCTGCCGCCGGCCCTGCTCTGA